The genomic region ACCTGGGCTCAGACATCTATGCCCCAGGCCTACACTGGACACGGGGTGACCTGCACTCGGCTCAGAAGTGGACTTGGCCCCCAAAGGAGTCCCTTGGGGAGCTGTGGGCATAAGTGTCCCAAgggatttaattaaaaaaaaaaaaaaaaggatgggagTGGGCAGGAGGGCTGGGGATGCCTGAGGAGGGGGCAGCGGGACCTGGGTTTCTGGACTTCGTCCCATCCTCTAGACTGACGAGGGGCTGCCAGCCCCATCACACTCCGCTGAGGTCCCTGCAGACCCCCCAGGGCGCTTCTTTGTCCTGAGCGGATCGGGTGCGACTGGCAAAAGCCGGCGGGTGTGGGGAGGGGCGGTGCCTCCAGGAGCCAGGACAGCCTGGTGGGCGGGGCTTAAgggaccaccccaccccccacccccacatcaAGGCAGACGGCCACAGTGCCCAATGGGCAGGGTCAGCCAGGCACGCACCCCGGGCGATCAATGTCCTCCCACAGCAGGAGACTTCCCAATCAGGACAATACACAAATTTCTTTATTGCTCATTTCCTTAAAGTCGTACCTCTTGGCGGTCCATGGGGATAGGATGTGCAAAGCGGGCGACGCGCACGGCCCAGGCCTGTAGCCGAGAGCTGGGACGACGGGACTGGCGGGATCCCAGTCCCACGGCTGGGCCCGGTAGGGGGTCGTGGAGAGCGGCCCCTGGGGTCGGAGGGTTTCGGCTGTGCGGTCCCTCGCACCCTGGGCCTGGCCAAGAGGTCTCAAAGCCCCACCCTCCCTTGGAGGGGGCTGCGGGGAGGATCCCAAGCTCCCGGAGGCCCAGGGCTCTGGGAGGGCCGTTCCTGAACCCGGGGTGCACCAAGGGTCCTTCCAGAAATTGGCGCGGAATCATAGGGGCCCCGACCTGAGACGCGTTAAACCGAGGCCGGCGATCAGGCCTGGCCCCTCACTGCTCCTCGGGCCCATCGCCTCCCAGCGCCTGTTCGTAGGGGCAGGGCCGGCGGCAGAGACCGGCTGGTTTGGGGCCGGGCCCTGGCCCCGCGGGCAGCGCCTCCTCCTCCGCGCAGTCCCCCCGGCCGCCGCCGCGCTCGCCCTCCGCGTCGCTCTCGTCCGAGTTGTCCTCCTCCAGGTAGCGGTAGCCACGCACCTTGTGCTGGGGCCGCGGGATGCGGGGCTGGCGCGGGACCACGCCCCGCCGCAGCTTCTGCTCCATCCACAGGTACGAGGCCGCGGCCGCCACCAGCGTCAGCAGCAGCACCGTCAGCTTAGCCTGGGCACACAGGGAGGGATGCGGGGGACCCGCGGGCGGCCAGTCCTGCGCCCTCCCCGCCCAGCCCCTCGCCCCGACAGGCCCACTCCCATCTGGGACTCGAACCCCACAGCTCCTCTGctgtccttccctcctcctgggaGCCGCCCCGCCACCCACGCTTCCTGGGCACCCTCCTGCCCAGCTCTGTCCCTTATGGTCACCCTATCcatctgggcctcggtttccctaACAGTAATGATAATCCCTTTGCCTCACAGGGTAGATGTGAAGGGAGGCCTGGCCCTCCCTTACCAGAGCTTAGATTACTCTGTCCCTTACATGTGGGATCATAAGTAATGCTTCTTAGAGATCTTGACTGTAACAGGCagtcagaaataattttaaatcataaCTCAGTACGTACACACATATTCACAGGCATACTCCCTGCTATTccctattctatttcattttttaaaaagttggccGGGACCTGCTAAACTGACCCACCAGTAGGTGAGAGCAGAGGACGAGGACCCCTGAGCGCCAAGAAGGGAGACAGACCCTCGGCATCCAGCTCAGAGCCCAACGTCTAGAGAACAGGTTACCAAACTACCCACAAGGCGGCTGGGATGTGCCCACAAGTAGAGAGCAAACTGTGAACCCTTTCAGAGACAGGTAAACTGGGGCCTGCAGGAGGTGAAGCGGTAAGTAATAAGCCAGTGCTGGGTGTGGGGCCGCCCAGTGGACttggcccagggcctggccctgGGGAAGTGGTGCCCTTCAGGGGCTGTGAGGCCAGGGCGGGCACTCAGGAAGTTTCTGTTGTCTAGGGGGTCGAGTCGGGTGGGGGGGACTCACCTTCATGGGCAGGCTTGAGCCCAAGTAGACTGTGAAGATGGCCATGGCCTGCCACCAGTGGTAGATGGTGAAGATGAAGTCTTGCCTCTCCTTGTCCTCGTACAGTATTCCCAGGAGTGCTGCAGGTGGGCAGGACAGGGCAGAAAGGGGAGAGGTGCCAGCTGGGGCCCAGAGCTGCTGTTCTCCCGCTGGTGACCCCCCGATGCCCTGCGCTGGTCCCAGCCCTTGGCAGGAGCGCCTAGAAAGCCGCTGTAAACCGGTCCTGGCTGGCCCCCTAGTGTACACACTGGTTATCACGCTGCCTGGGAGCTGAGCAGAGGCTGGAACAGTGGGCGCCCCCTGCTGGGATGCAATGGGCCTGCTCTGGGACCCATCTGTGGCCTCAAAAGTGGGAAGTTCTGTGAGCAGTCACATCCTGCCTTCTTCCGAACCCCAGGCACGCGGTGCCAGGCCTGCAGGGGCTGTTTTTCCTCACCCAGGGCTCAGGGAGAGCAAATCGCTGTAGCAACAAGCTTTCTGCAAATCCAACCTGAAGCTGGGAGGGAGGAATTTGTTTCCCAAAGCATCCTCCCCTGGGTGGGGCAGAAAGAGCATCGGACAGGGAATTAGGAGACTCAGATTCCACTCTCAGGACTGAAAGGTGGAGAGAGTTGGCAGAGAGATGTGGATTCAGATGTTGGGTCTGTGGGTGACTCGGGGTCAGTGAACTCCCCAGAGCcacttttctcatccataaaatgagatgACACGTATATGCTGTGCTGTGAGGTTTTAATGGGAGAAAGGCTGCACAGCACCTGGCGATTTGTACCCTCGCCAGCCACTCAGGACATTGACACTCCCTTCCTGAGGTCCTGCAGTGCGACGGTACCCCATGGGGGTGCTGTGAAAGGACACGGAGGGCCCTCCCCCGGGGGTGGGGCATAAGAGGAGGGAGGAAGCGGAGCTGGGCAGAAGAGGACGCTGGGATCTGGCCCAAGTCCAGACATATCATGGGCTCAAGGTCCAGAGGcaaaacagccaagacagtgtGGTCCAGGGTGTGGGGCTCCATCCCCTATGGCAGATATAGTGTCTGACTCTCTCTCTCGGATGTTGGGTGCTGGGGTTGCCTGAACCATCCCTTGCCCGGCCCGCAGCAGGCATGACCTCCACCACGCCATACAGGGGTGATGCTCAAAACTGCTAACGGCACCGGCCCACCAGAACAGATGCCAATGTGGGAGACCCAAATGGCTGCACCCATGTGTACCAGATGCATGTCACTGGCAAAAGCTCACCTGTGGACCCAGAGCATCACACAGATGAACTCTGTCCCACCCCCTCCTTTCTGCAAGCAGGGCTCCAGGCCCCAGTGCCTCCACCCTAGCAGCCCAGACTTGGGGCCTGGACTCCGCTACTCTGCAGATTGATGTTGGGATTTTACAGCCTGCTTCCAGCTCCTCTCCATAAAAATGCCATATCTGCACTTACCCCCTGGGGTGTGGACAGGGCCACCTGCTGCATCCCATGCTCCCTGGGGCACAGACCCTGATATCTGCTTCCAGTGTCATGAAAACTATGCCAGGCTGCGCCCTGTCCCCTGGTATGAAATGAGGCATCCCCAATGTGTTTTTTTACACCGTCCCTAAGAGGTGTCCACAGAGCCCCATATCCAGCCATGGAGCCACAAGATCTCACTCTGACTCCCATGCCCACCCTGGGGGTCCACAGGATGTCCATGGCGTGCGACTCCATACCTGCCCTGAGGGTGTTCACAGCCCTCCTCATCTGTCCCTGCAGTGTCCATGGGACTTCCTTCCACCCCTAGAGTGTGCACAGGGATCCCCACCTACCTCCACCAAGTGCACGGGACCCCATAACAGCCCTCCAGTGTGCCCAGCAACCCCGTGTCTGTCGCTGGGATGTCTGTGCTCCCCGCAACCGCCCTGAGGTAGCCACAGGGTCCCCTGCCCAGCCATCCAGGGCCCACAGCTATACTCACTGCTAAGCCCCGTCTTGTTGAGGGCACTGCCCACACCCCAGAGCACGGCTGCTGCATAGAGGATCCAGATGTGCTGCAGGACCCGGGGCGTGGGGGCCCAGAAAAAGAGGCCGAGAGTGAGCAGCAGGTGCAGTCCAGCCCCGGCCACCAGGGGCACCGGGCGTGGCAGCCACAGCCCCAGCAGGCCCAGGACCGAGGAGGCCGAGGCGCCCAGGCTGTAAGCCACGAGGAGGTGCGCCAGGTGTTCCAGCCCCACCGAGCACACGCCATAGCCCTGGGGGAACAGGGGTGAGGGTTGGAGGTCAGCCGGCCCAGGCTCTGGTCCTCCCCACGAGGTCTCACTTCAGGCCACGTCCTGTCCTCTCTAGGCCACTGCAGGGCCAGCTTCCTCCGAGGCTTGTGGGAAGGTTCCTCGGGGACAGACAGTGAGAAGACGCTTGGACAGTGTCCCCAGACACCAAGGCTGAAACCCGCATGGAGCCAAACACTTTACGGCTGTTATCCCATCTCAACAGTGTAACTCCTCTGGAAGTGAGCATGGTCATTAGagacttcacagatgaggaaacaggctcagagaggtgaaagtaactttcccaaggtagGGGCGggatggggggagagagggaaaaggagaaggagggaaaTATCTGGGCCTACAATTGTCCCTTGGTGTCTgcagggaattggttccaggacgcTTCGCGGATACTAAAACctgcggatgctcaagtcccttatacaaTATGGGGTAGTACAGTGGGCCCTCCGGATCCGCGAATGCAGAGGGCCCACTGTACTTGtacatacttatacatatatattcaaaacTTATTCGTTGTTATTCTGTGATTCAAATTTAACGGACGTCGTGTAATTTTATCTGGCAACGCTCTTCAGGCTGCACTTACCAGGGCGAGACCAGTGCAGGCAAAGAGCACCTCGAAGCCGCTGTAGATAAAGAAGGGCACGAGGTGGCGCAGGCGGAAGTCGCGCACGTGCTTGAAGGGCAGCTGGAAAATGTTGCCCCAGCCGACGCTGCGCAGGTCGATCTCCTCCGTGGGCCGGTACGCCGCGCCGCAAAGGCCCAGCACCTGCAGGCAAGGAGGTGAGGGTGGCGGCGGGCAGCCGGGCATCCTGGCCCCGCCCGCAGGCAAATCCACAGATGAGCCTCCCAGCCCCGCCTCCAGCCCTAGGACACAAGCTAGTCACGCCCCCAACGCCTCAGCGCTGCCTCCTGGTCCCACCCCCAGGTTGGAGCCCCACCTTCTGACCCTCGGCCCTAGGTCCAGCCCGTGTCACAGCCAATCCTCTAGGACCCTGTCTTCAGCTCGACCCCGGACCAGGCCTGGACCCCCTCTCACAGGCCTCTGGGATTCCAATTCCTCTCTCAGTCCGCAGGCATCAGCCACACCTCCGAGCCTCAAGCCCAGCTCCTAGGCTCAGGCCCCCTCCCCAGGACTCAGCCCTAACTCTGGACTCAGAACAAGCCTCCGGCCCGCCCTCCGCGCGCCCAGCTCGCATTCCTCTCTCCCCGCCACGGTCCCCAGATCTGACCCCGTCACACCCCCATCCCGGGCCGCACCAGCAGCATAGCCAGGAAAGCCACCGCCATGAGCACACTCTCCACCACGATGAGGTTTCGGCTCCGCGGCAGCGTCCGCAGAACCGTCTTGTTGAAGCCGACGAGGATGCCCTGGCTGTTAGTGCCTGAGAAAGGAGAGGATGGAGGGCATCGTGAGGCAGGGAGCAGGGCACACTGTCAGCTGAGCCACAAAGAAAtgcagcagggcttccctggtggcacagtggttaagaatccgcctgccaatgcaggggac from Eubalaena glacialis isolate mEubGla1 chromosome 10, mEubGla1.1.hap2.+ XY, whole genome shotgun sequence harbors:
- the UNC93B1 gene encoding protein unc-93 homolog B1 encodes the protein MEAEPPLYPVAGAAGAQGDEDPLGVPDGPEAPLDELVGAYPNYNEEEEERRYYRRKRLGVLKNVLAASAGGMLTYGVYLGLLQMQLILHYDETYREVKYGNMGLPDIDSKMLMGINVTPIVALLYTPVLIRFFGTKWMMFLAVGIYALFVSTNYWERYYTLVPSAVALGMAIVPLWASMGNYITRMAQKYYEYSHYKEQDEQGPQQRPPRGSHAPYLLVFQAIFYSFFHLSFACAQLPMIYFLNHYLYDLNHTLYNVQNCGTNSQGILVGFNKTVLRTLPRSRNLIVVESVLMAVAFLAMLLVLGLCGAAYRPTEEIDLRSVGWGNIFQLPFKHVRDFRLRHLVPFFIYSGFEVLFACTGLALGYGVCSVGLEHLAHLLVAYSLGASASSVLGLLGLWLPRPVPLVAGAGLHLLLTLGLFFWAPTPRVLQHIWILYAAAVLWGVGSALNKTGLSTLLGILYEDKERQDFIFTIYHWWQAMAIFTVYLGSSLPMKAKLTVLLLTLVAAAASYLWMEQKLRRGVVPRQPRIPRPQHKVRGYRYLEEDNSDESDAEGERGGGRGDCAEEEALPAGPGPGPKPAGLCRRPCPYEQALGGDGPEEQ